A single region of the Streptococcus sanguinis genome encodes:
- the folE gene encoding GTP cyclohydrolase I FolE, with amino-acid sequence MDTKKIEAAVAQIIEAVGEDGSREGLQETPQRIAKMYQEIFAGLGETAEEHLAKSFEIIDNNMVVEKDIFFHSMCEHHFLPFYGKVHIAYVPNGRVAGLSKLARTVEVYAKKPQIQERLTVEIAEALMDYLGAQGALVWVEAEHMCMNMRGVRKPGTATVTTAARGILATDKDLKNEAYKLMGH; translated from the coding sequence ATGGACACGAAGAAAATTGAAGCAGCTGTAGCCCAGATTATTGAGGCGGTTGGAGAAGACGGAAGCCGCGAAGGCTTGCAGGAGACGCCACAGCGCATTGCTAAAATGTACCAGGAAATCTTTGCTGGGCTGGGCGAGACTGCTGAGGAGCATCTGGCCAAGTCTTTTGAAATCATTGACAATAATATGGTAGTGGAGAAGGATATTTTTTTTCATTCCATGTGTGAGCATCACTTCCTGCCATTTTACGGGAAGGTTCATATCGCCTATGTGCCTAATGGTCGGGTAGCAGGCCTGTCCAAGCTGGCCCGAACAGTAGAGGTCTATGCCAAGAAACCGCAGATTCAAGAGCGATTGACCGTAGAGATTGCTGAGGCCTTGATGGACTATCTGGGTGCTCAAGGGGCCCTGGTCTGGGTGGAAGCTGAGCATATGTGTATGAATATGCGCGGAGTCAGAAAGCCTGGCACTGCAACGGTTACTACAGCGGCGCGTGGCATTTTAGCGACGGACAAGGACCTAAAAAATGAAGCTTACAAACTGATGGGACATTGA
- a CDS encoding CPBP family intramembrane glutamic endopeptidase, with protein sequence MLAVKNCLYKIRKLSYTRKEKEEDMKAILKKLEYILLTLFVLFLSQIPFIFIRQMTASEKNFSAGQTIFVLVVYLLIIFFVLRMAKQEELLSLDFSFFKWSSFGWLAVSNVVMIGVNMLGAIIMLLEGQAISTANQDALNALFQHVPKILLVVGAVIQAPILEEVVFRGLIPQKIFTKHYVWGLVVGVILFGLFHGPTNIGSFVIYAGMGAVLAAVAYIFKRLEMSILAHMLRNGVAVLIMILTGLVNK encoded by the coding sequence ATGCTTGCAGTTAAGAATTGTCTATACAAAATAAGAAAATTGAGCTATACTAGGAAGGAAAAGGAGGAAGATATGAAAGCAATTCTAAAAAAATTAGAGTACATTCTACTGACTTTGTTTGTCTTATTTCTCAGCCAGATACCATTTATATTTATCCGACAGATGACTGCTTCTGAAAAGAATTTTTCAGCTGGACAGACTATCTTTGTGCTGGTGGTATATCTTTTGATTATCTTTTTTGTTCTGAGAATGGCTAAGCAAGAAGAACTGCTGAGCCTTGACTTTAGCTTCTTCAAATGGTCTTCGTTTGGCTGGTTAGCCGTTTCTAATGTTGTCATGATTGGTGTCAACATGTTAGGAGCAATTATTATGCTGCTAGAAGGTCAGGCCATTTCTACTGCTAATCAGGATGCCTTGAATGCATTATTTCAGCATGTACCCAAGATTTTATTAGTGGTAGGTGCTGTGATTCAGGCTCCTATCTTGGAGGAAGTAGTCTTTCGCGGCCTGATTCCTCAGAAAATTTTTACCAAGCATTATGTTTGGGGCTTGGTTGTAGGAGTCATTCTTTTCGGTCTTTTTCATGGTCCGACCAACATCGGCAGTTTTGTTATATATGCAGGTATGGGTGCTGTTTTAGCCGCGGTTGCTTACATATTTAAGCGTTTGGAAATGTCTATTTTGGCGCACATGCTGAGAAATGGAGTTGCAGTACTCATTATGATACTGACAGGTTTGGTGAACAAGTAA
- a CDS encoding lantibiotic ABC transporter permease yields the protein MKETMSLLHSEWLKICSTKAFKVSMAFMLLLVPAVSWLEGRQYLSVGLDATPETVPGLAEAIDPLEYLGLNGASMAGMVLVILAGILGAMEFQSHSLRTSLLTCNNRLKLLVGKLMTFACFSLASSFLSIYFSYMVMHLALGKEGLDPILLNQAAWSLILWKTLSLTLLGILSFLLGLLARTMLVPLLFLVPQIYNLGNYLADHTSWGAYLPQPAGELFAATPTSQYANNPLQGLLILGAWLLVIGVMTSLRFLKTDLGGRY from the coding sequence ATGAAAGAAACGATGTCTTTATTGCATTCAGAATGGTTGAAAATTTGCTCAACCAAGGCTTTCAAAGTGAGTATGGCCTTCATGCTGCTATTGGTGCCTGCCGTATCTTGGCTGGAGGGTCGACAGTATTTATCTGTCGGCTTGGATGCCACGCCTGAGACGGTTCCCGGCCTGGCAGAAGCCATTGACCCGCTGGAATATCTAGGCCTCAATGGGGCTTCTATGGCAGGCATGGTTTTAGTCATCTTAGCTGGAATTTTGGGAGCTATGGAATTTCAGTCTCATAGCTTGAGAACCAGTCTTTTGACCTGTAATAACCGCCTGAAGTTGCTTGTGGGGAAACTCATGACCTTTGCTTGCTTTTCTCTTGCCAGTAGCTTTTTATCAATCTACTTTAGTTATATGGTCATGCACCTGGCTTTAGGAAAGGAAGGGCTTGATCCGATTCTGCTCAATCAGGCAGCTTGGAGTCTGATTTTGTGGAAAACCTTATCTCTAACCCTCTTGGGAATCCTTTCATTTTTGTTAGGTTTATTGGCTCGGACCATGCTAGTTCCTCTGCTATTTCTCGTACCCCAGATCTATAATCTGGGAAACTACCTGGCAGATCACACGAGTTGGGGGGCTTATTTGCCACAGCCAGCAGGAGAGTTGTTTGCTGCAACGCCAACTTCCCAATATGCCAACAATCCCTTGCAAGGACTGTTGATACTTGGTGCATGGTTACTAGTCATCGGCGTCATGACTTCTCTGCGCTTTTTGAAGACGGATTTAGGAGGGCGATACTGA
- a CDS encoding helix-turn-helix transcriptional regulator: MENRIQELRKRKKLSQEELAEKLEVTRQTIISLEKGRYNASLLLAHKIASFFNLRIEEVFLFEEDES; encoded by the coding sequence TTGGAAAATCGAATTCAAGAATTACGGAAAAGAAAAAAGCTCAGCCAAGAAGAACTGGCTGAGAAGCTAGAGGTCACGAGACAAACGATTATTTCTTTGGAAAAAGGCCGCTACAATGCCTCGTTGCTTTTGGCTCATAAAATTGCATCCTTTTTCAATTTAAGGATTGAAGAAGTGTTTCTCTTTGAGGAGGATGAATCATGA
- a CDS encoding type II CAAX prenyl endopeptidase Rce1 family protein yields MLKLEKIIQLLLLAMLTQTGLLLMLHPMPHRLVFSQANLLFMVGLLGLLFCCAFYFSRELQEIKGSLRQSSNYRHLLFLYFLMILVNAAGVLLLCGKEVQSGQAVEQMLTESFLSSSLLLLGIDIAVLSPAAPKFVDSDASLRYRKSWGIALGLLCFSLAKNPQETMCFLSYLVLGLVFAHLLRPYFQRLELSMLAHILRNMIILSLLPFCF; encoded by the coding sequence ATGCTGAAATTAGAAAAAATCATTCAATTGTTACTACTGGCTATGTTGACTCAGACGGGACTGCTGCTCATGCTTCATCCAATGCCTCATCGCTTGGTCTTTAGTCAGGCCAATCTGCTTTTTATGGTGGGCTTGCTGGGATTGCTTTTTTGTTGCGCCTTTTATTTTTCCAGAGAACTTCAGGAAATCAAAGGTTCTCTGCGTCAGTCAAGCAACTATCGACACTTGCTTTTCTTGTATTTTTTGATGATTTTGGTCAATGCTGCGGGGGTTCTTCTGCTGTGTGGCAAGGAGGTGCAGTCAGGACAGGCGGTGGAGCAGATGCTGACGGAGAGTTTTCTGTCATCTTCTCTTTTGCTTCTGGGGATTGACATCGCCGTTTTATCCCCTGCGGCACCGAAATTTGTTGACAGTGATGCCTCTCTTCGCTATCGGAAGAGCTGGGGGATTGCACTAGGTTTGCTCTGCTTTTCCCTTGCGAAAAATCCTCAGGAAACTATGTGTTTTCTGTCCTATCTGGTTTTGGGACTGGTCTTTGCTCATCTACTCAGGCCTTATTTTCAGCGTTTGGAGCTGTCTATGCTGGCCCATATTCTCAGAAATATGATTATTCTCAGCCTTTTACCCTTTTGCTTTTAG
- the folP gene encoding dihydropteroate synthase, giving the protein MVNLKAIAPDGRTGLCGIINATPDSFSDGGRYNTVETALAQARKLISEGAHMLDIGGESTRPGSHFVAIQEEIERVVPVIEAIRRESDILISVDTWKSEVAAAALAAGADIINDITGLLGDEKMAETAAKYGAPVIVMFNPVMARPQHASSRIFPEFGFGPAFTKEELSLFAELPIAELMWKCFEKSLKVAEHAGLSRDNIMLDPGIGFGLTKRENLLLLQELGSLHQAGFPIFLGVSRKRFLVSILEENGFEVNSETQEGFENRDTASAHLTSLAASRGIEVVRVHEVAKHRMAAAVGDAIRLAQQTEDLNLGQYK; this is encoded by the coding sequence ATGGTGAATCTAAAAGCAATTGCTCCAGATGGTCGAACGGGTCTCTGTGGTATTATCAATGCGACGCCGGATTCCTTTTCAGATGGTGGGCGCTACAATACGGTTGAGACGGCATTGGCTCAGGCTAGAAAGCTGATTTCTGAGGGAGCTCACATGCTGGATATTGGTGGTGAGTCTACTCGGCCAGGCAGTCATTTTGTGGCTATACAAGAAGAGATAGAGCGAGTCGTGCCAGTCATTGAAGCTATTCGTCGGGAAAGTGATATTCTGATTTCTGTGGACACTTGGAAGTCGGAAGTGGCTGCAGCGGCATTGGCTGCGGGTGCAGATATTATCAACGATATTACCGGTCTTTTGGGTGATGAAAAGATGGCAGAGACTGCTGCGAAATATGGCGCGCCAGTCATTGTCATGTTTAATCCAGTGATGGCTCGTCCTCAACATGCCAGCTCACGGATTTTCCCAGAATTTGGCTTTGGTCCTGCTTTTACTAAGGAAGAGTTATCTCTTTTTGCAGAGCTACCGATTGCAGAACTAATGTGGAAGTGTTTTGAGAAATCTTTGAAGGTGGCGGAACATGCTGGCCTTTCGCGTGATAATATCATGCTGGATCCAGGGATTGGTTTCGGTTTGACCAAGCGGGAGAATCTGCTCCTTTTGCAGGAGCTGGGAAGTCTCCATCAAGCTGGTTTTCCTATTTTTCTTGGGGTTTCCCGTAAGCGGTTTCTCGTTAGTATCTTAGAAGAAAACGGCTTTGAGGTCAATTCTGAGACACAGGAAGGCTTTGAAAACCGTGATACAGCTTCAGCCCATCTGACTAGCCTTGCGGCCAGCAGAGGTATTGAAGTTGTCAGAGTGCACGAAGTGGCTAAGCACCGGATGGCTGCTGCCGTTGGCGATGCGATTCGTTTAGCGCAGCAGACAGAAGATCTCAATCTAGGTCAGTATAAGTAA
- the folK gene encoding 2-amino-4-hydroxy-6-hydroxymethyldihydropteridine diphosphokinase — protein MDQLRIKDLEVYAYHGLFGAEKELGQRFVLDLILDYDMTWAAKTGDLTASIHYGELAQDLTRWCQESKEDLIETLVYKLIDRIFLTHPLVQKVSLEVKKPWAPVPLPLETCSVKLVRQKRKAFIALGSNQGSPAANLDAALEKMAEQNIRMLQASSRIETEPWGGVEQDPFLNQVVEVETWLNPEELMQTLLAIEADLGRVREIKWGPRVIDLDILYIGQEEIYSPGLIVPHPYVAERAFVLQSLVEIAPHFVDPVQKKSIRQLWDAVEK, from the coding sequence ATGGATCAGCTACGCATTAAGGATTTGGAAGTGTATGCCTATCACGGTCTGTTTGGAGCGGAGAAGGAATTGGGCCAGCGTTTTGTGCTGGATCTGATTTTAGACTATGATATGACTTGGGCTGCCAAAACAGGCGACTTGACAGCTTCTATCCACTATGGAGAATTGGCTCAAGATTTAACCCGCTGGTGTCAGGAAAGCAAGGAAGACTTGATTGAGACGCTGGTTTACAAGCTGATTGATCGGATTTTTCTGACTCATCCTTTGGTGCAAAAGGTCAGCTTGGAGGTCAAGAAGCCTTGGGCACCGGTGCCGCTGCCTTTAGAGACCTGCTCAGTCAAGCTAGTGCGTCAAAAGCGGAAAGCCTTTATCGCTCTGGGAAGCAATCAAGGCAGCCCAGCTGCCAATCTGGATGCGGCTTTGGAAAAAATGGCCGAGCAAAATATAAGAATGTTGCAGGCATCAAGTCGTATCGAGACGGAGCCTTGGGGTGGGGTTGAGCAGGATCCGTTTCTCAATCAAGTTGTTGAAGTTGAAACTTGGCTCAATCCTGAGGAGTTAATGCAGACGCTCTTGGCTATCGAAGCGGATCTAGGGCGCGTGCGGGAGATCAAATGGGGACCTCGTGTGATTGATCTGGATATCCTTTACATAGGGCAGGAGGAGATATATAGTCCAGGCTTGATTGTTCCTCATCCTTATGTGGCTGAGCGGGCTTTTGTCTTGCAATCTCTGGTGGAAATCGCCCCACACTTTGTCGATCCCGTGCAGAAAAAAAGCATCCGCCAGCTCTGGGATGCGGTTGAAAAATGA
- a CDS encoding ABC transporter ATP-binding protein, producing MEHIVKIEGVCKKHGSKQILEDISFTARSGRITAFLGPNGAGKSSTLRILLGLDRATAGTATFNGQAYQSMTYPLRTVGAAFDGIGGLPNRKVYDHLRIIAASNAIPKSRIDEVLEMTGIAHKRKDLLSSLSLGESQRLGLAAALLGDPQFLILDEPTNGLDPSGIKWFRKFIRQQADLGKTVLLSSHILSEVQMVTDDVVLIHHGRIIEQGQLEEVLQDSDSLEDLFFDLTEEV from the coding sequence ATGGAACATATAGTGAAAATAGAAGGAGTCTGCAAAAAGCATGGCAGCAAGCAGATTTTAGAAGATATTTCTTTTACAGCTAGAAGCGGTCGGATTACAGCTTTTCTAGGCCCGAATGGTGCTGGTAAAAGCTCGACCTTGAGGATTCTCTTGGGGTTAGATCGGGCGACAGCAGGGACGGCGACTTTTAATGGGCAAGCCTATCAGTCAATGACCTATCCGCTCAGAACGGTAGGTGCAGCCTTTGACGGCATTGGCGGTCTGCCAAATCGAAAGGTCTATGACCACTTGAGGATTATTGCAGCGAGTAATGCTATTCCCAAGTCTCGGATCGATGAGGTTTTGGAGATGACTGGAATCGCTCATAAGAGGAAGGACCTCTTGTCAAGCCTGTCTCTAGGGGAAAGTCAGCGGCTGGGTTTGGCAGCAGCTTTGCTGGGTGATCCTCAGTTTCTTATATTAGATGAGCCGACTAATGGACTAGATCCAAGTGGGATTAAGTGGTTTAGAAAGTTCATCCGTCAGCAGGCTGATTTAGGGAAAACGGTACTTCTATCTTCTCATATCCTATCAGAGGTGCAAATGGTGACAGATGATGTAGTCTTGATTCATCATGGGCGAATTATTGAGCAGGGACAATTGGAAGAGGTGTTGCAAGATTCAGACAGCCTAGAAGATCTCTTCTTTGATTTGACAGAGGAGGTTTAA
- a CDS encoding response regulator transcription factor, translating into MEIMRQYRILVVDDDRSILKLVKNVLELDVYDVTTLDRIEELELTHFVGYDLILLDVMMEPVNGFELCSYIRPHLSCPIIFLTAKELEADKVEGLFRGADDYIVKPFGTKELLARVRAHFRREERREERYSEIASCQFYPERYEVACFGKVLKFSEREFKLLHLLASNPKQTFSAERLHTLLYPESSETQLRSISEYVYQIRQKCKQEGLQAIATVRGVGYRWQLEPEISKA; encoded by the coding sequence ATGGAAATTATGAGACAGTATCGTATTTTGGTGGTTGATGACGACCGGAGCATTTTGAAGCTAGTGAAAAATGTCCTAGAGCTCGATGTTTATGATGTGACGACGCTTGATCGGATAGAAGAGCTAGAGCTGACGCATTTTGTCGGATATGACTTGATTCTGCTGGATGTGATGATGGAGCCTGTTAATGGTTTTGAGCTGTGTTCCTACATTCGTCCTCATCTTTCGTGTCCAATCATCTTTCTGACGGCCAAGGAGTTGGAGGCGGACAAAGTGGAAGGGCTCTTTCGTGGAGCAGATGACTATATTGTCAAGCCTTTTGGGACCAAAGAATTGCTGGCGCGTGTCAGGGCTCATTTTCGGCGAGAGGAAAGACGCGAGGAGCGCTATTCTGAGATTGCTTCTTGTCAATTTTATCCAGAGCGCTATGAAGTTGCCTGTTTTGGTAAAGTCTTGAAATTTTCAGAGCGAGAGTTTAAGTTGCTGCATTTACTAGCTAGTAATCCCAAGCAGACCTTTTCAGCTGAACGCCTGCATACCTTGCTTTACCCAGAAAGCTCAGAAACACAGCTTCGCTCCATCTCAGAATACGTGTATCAGATTCGTCAAAAATGCAAACAAGAAGGGCTGCAAGCAATCGCAACAGTGAGAGGAGTAGGCTATAGATGGCAATTAGAACCCGAAATTTCAAAAGCCTAG
- a CDS encoding bifunctional folylpolyglutamate synthase/dihydrofolate synthase, which translates to MKKQELPDLSWLEAYRTASPNFGLERMERLLELRGNPHLRLPVIHIAGTNGKGSTIAHLRQLLEVRALRVGTFTSPYLVSYNEQIAINGNAISDQDLQRLLSLYQELLAQYAADSSLQGVTEFEIVTALAYDYFVQQQVDVAIIEVGMGGLLDSTNVCQPLLTAITTVGLDHVALLGDSLEAIAQQKAGIIKHGVPIVTGRLESEALAVVEQKAAEKDAPLFSWSQAYQVEHQESEEGECFSFSNAYRAKESYQTALMGLHQADNAGLALHLCDLYCQLQSLPLLTKAEVERALLAAVWPGRLERISDQPLILLDGAHNPHALRSLAATLDQHYPTYKKHILFACIQTKALDDMVELLQKIPKAAISLTAFADPRSFSKESMQSLAEQQGLSYKEWPDYVADYLAVEHEPDELLLITGSLYFLAQVRKSILENRKLDFTERPSQSSQLLKNKNEHRSVYGHEEN; encoded by the coding sequence ATGAAAAAACAAGAATTACCTGATTTAAGTTGGCTGGAAGCCTATCGGACAGCCAGTCCCAATTTTGGCTTGGAGCGGATGGAGCGTTTGCTGGAGCTGCGGGGGAATCCGCATTTGCGGCTGCCAGTCATCCATATTGCAGGGACTAATGGCAAGGGCTCGACCATTGCCCATCTGCGCCAACTTTTGGAGGTGCGAGCCCTGCGCGTTGGCACTTTCACCTCTCCCTACCTAGTCAGCTACAATGAGCAGATTGCCATTAATGGCAATGCGATTTCCGACCAAGATCTTCAGCGATTACTGTCTCTTTACCAAGAGCTTTTGGCCCAGTATGCGGCAGACTCTAGCTTGCAGGGGGTGACTGAGTTTGAGATTGTGACTGCTCTAGCTTATGATTATTTTGTCCAGCAGCAGGTGGATGTGGCTATTATCGAGGTCGGCATGGGTGGGCTTTTGGATAGTACCAATGTCTGCCAGCCCTTACTGACTGCAATCACAACAGTCGGTCTGGATCATGTGGCCTTGCTAGGTGACAGTCTAGAGGCTATTGCCCAGCAGAAAGCTGGCATTATCAAGCATGGAGTTCCCATTGTGACCGGTAGGTTGGAGTCAGAGGCTCTGGCAGTAGTCGAGCAAAAGGCTGCTGAAAAAGATGCTCCGCTCTTTTCTTGGTCTCAAGCTTATCAAGTGGAACATCAAGAGTCAGAGGAGGGGGAGTGCTTTTCCTTTTCGAATGCCTATCGGGCCAAAGAATCGTATCAAACAGCTCTGATGGGACTGCATCAGGCGGACAATGCTGGATTAGCTCTGCACTTGTGTGACCTATACTGTCAGTTGCAGTCGCTGCCCTTATTGACAAAAGCAGAGGTTGAGAGGGCTTTGCTTGCTGCTGTATGGCCAGGGCGTTTGGAAAGGATATCGGATCAGCCGCTTATTCTTCTGGATGGAGCCCATAATCCCCATGCCCTGCGGTCGTTAGCAGCGACACTGGACCAGCATTATCCGACTTATAAGAAGCACATTTTATTTGCTTGTATCCAAACCAAGGCCTTGGATGATATGGTGGAGCTGCTGCAAAAGATTCCCAAAGCAGCTATAAGCTTGACAGCCTTTGCTGATCCGCGGAGTTTTTCTAAAGAGAGCATGCAATCCTTGGCTGAGCAGCAAGGCCTGTCTTACAAAGAATGGCCGGATTATGTAGCAGATTATTTAGCAGTAGAGCATGAGCCGGATGAGCTTTTGCTGATTACGGGTTCTCTTTATTTTCTGGCTCAGGTTAGAAAATCAATCCTTGAGAATCGCAAGTTAGACTTTACTGAGCGTCCTTCTCAGTCAAGTCAGTTATTAAAAAATAAAAATGAACATAGGAGCGTATATGGACACGAAGAAAATTGA
- a CDS encoding sensor histidine kinase, with product MAIRTRNFKSLVWTTSLKIVFFHVLIFVLIGYEFTQGSNHVLFTLFFWAGSLLLITFYHILKLLRKIDREIKMLTSEKLLEENQSQLFRIEEMLEVYSDLRSSHQENARLLEKEQQHNQELILQLSATSHDLKTPLTVIKGNAELLELAQLGQPQADYAAEILQASHKMEEYCGSLIDYAKTFQIDSNQFSQLSLEDFLADLQDDWALFSKQESYHFYLQEDCDLSLRLSIHLDYLKRALLNILLNALEHADQGQKEVKLTVSIQQDQLVFDIWNNGPAFSEEMLLGAEQLFYQSDQSRNSANPHHGIGLAFSKQVALLHGGRLTLLNPDQGGACVELTVALESK from the coding sequence ATGGCAATTAGAACCCGAAATTTCAAAAGCCTAGTCTGGACAACCAGTTTAAAAATCGTCTTTTTCCATGTTTTGATTTTTGTGCTTATAGGCTATGAATTTACGCAAGGAAGTAATCACGTTCTTTTCACCTTGTTCTTTTGGGCAGGGAGCTTGCTGCTGATTACTTTTTATCATATTTTGAAATTGCTCCGAAAAATCGACAGGGAAATAAAAATGCTAACGAGCGAGAAGCTTTTAGAAGAAAATCAAAGTCAGCTTTTTCGGATCGAGGAAATGCTCGAAGTTTATAGCGATTTACGGAGTAGCCATCAAGAAAATGCTCGTCTTCTAGAAAAAGAGCAGCAGCATAATCAGGAGTTGATTTTACAGCTATCAGCGACATCGCACGATTTGAAGACGCCCCTAACTGTGATTAAGGGGAATGCTGAGCTCTTGGAGTTGGCGCAGTTGGGCCAGCCACAGGCAGACTATGCTGCTGAGATTTTGCAGGCTAGTCACAAGATGGAAGAGTATTGTGGATCTTTGATTGATTACGCTAAGACTTTTCAGATTGATTCTAATCAGTTCAGTCAGCTTTCCTTGGAGGACTTTTTGGCTGATTTACAGGACGACTGGGCACTGTTCAGCAAACAGGAAAGCTATCATTTTTATCTCCAAGAAGATTGTGATCTTAGCTTGAGATTGTCCATTCATTTGGACTATCTCAAGCGGGCTTTGCTCAATATCTTACTGAATGCGCTTGAACATGCTGACCAGGGCCAAAAGGAAGTGAAGTTGACGGTATCAATACAACAGGACCAGTTAGTTTTTGATATCTGGAACAATGGCCCTGCATTTTCAGAGGAGATGCTGCTGGGAGCGGAACAGCTCTTTTACCAGAGTGACCAAAGCCGCAATTCAGCTAATCCCCATCATGGTATCGGCTTAGCCTTTTCTAAGCAGGTAGCTCTCTTGCATGGTGGTCGTCTGACCCTGCTCAATCCAGACCAAGGAGGAGCCTGTGTCGAGTTGACTGTAGCTTTGGAAAGCAAATAA
- a CDS encoding DUF1846 domain-containing protein yields MKKIAFDSEKYLNLQRDHILERINQFEGKLYMEFGGKMLEDFHAARVLPGYEPDNKIRLLKELKEQVEIVIAINANNIEHSKARGDLGISYDQEVLRLIDTFNELDIYVGSVVITQYSGQPAADFFRSQLEKNGIASYIHYPIKGYPTDMDHIISPEGMGKNDYIKTSRNLVVVTAPGPGSGKLATCLSNMYHDQINGIKSGYAKFETFPVWNLPLHHPVNLAYEAATADLDDVNMIDPFHLQTYGKTTVNYNRDIEIFPVLKRMLERILGKSPYASPTDMGVNMVGFAIVDNDAAIEASQQEIIRRYYQTILDFKAERVPESAVKKIELLMNDLGITPLDRKVTVVARDKAESTGEPALALELPNGEIVTGKTSELFGPTAAVLINAIKKLANIAKETKLIEPEYVKPIQGLKINHLGSRNPRLHSNEILMALAITAMENQDAANAMQQLGNLKGSEAHSTVTLTDEDKNVLRKLGIHVTMDPVYQYDRLYRK; encoded by the coding sequence ATGAAAAAAATTGCTTTTGATTCTGAGAAATACTTAAACCTGCAGCGCGACCATATCTTGGAGCGCATTAATCAATTTGAGGGCAAATTGTACATGGAATTCGGCGGTAAAATGCTGGAAGACTTCCATGCTGCCCGTGTCCTGCCAGGCTATGAGCCGGACAATAAAATCAGACTGCTTAAAGAGCTCAAGGAACAAGTAGAGATTGTCATTGCCATCAATGCCAACAACATTGAGCACTCTAAGGCGCGTGGGGATTTGGGCATTTCCTATGATCAGGAAGTGCTGCGACTAATCGATACCTTTAACGAGCTGGATATTTATGTAGGCTCAGTGGTCATCACCCAGTATTCCGGTCAGCCGGCAGCTGATTTCTTCCGCAGCCAGCTGGAAAAGAATGGCATCGCCTCCTACATCCACTACCCGATCAAGGGCTACCCGACCGATATGGACCATATCATCTCGCCTGAAGGTATGGGGAAAAACGACTACATCAAAACCAGCCGTAATCTAGTCGTTGTTACCGCACCTGGTCCTGGTTCTGGTAAATTAGCTACTTGCCTATCCAATATGTACCACGACCAAATCAATGGCATCAAATCAGGCTACGCCAAGTTTGAAACCTTCCCAGTTTGGAATCTGCCCCTGCACCATCCTGTCAATTTAGCTTATGAGGCAGCGACAGCAGACCTGGACGATGTCAACATGATTGACCCTTTCCACTTGCAAACCTACGGAAAAACCACAGTCAACTACAACCGTGATATTGAAATTTTCCCAGTCCTCAAGCGCATGCTAGAGCGTATCCTTGGAAAATCACCTTATGCTTCTCCAACGGATATGGGCGTCAACATGGTCGGCTTTGCCATTGTAGACAATGATGCAGCTATCGAGGCATCCCAACAGGAAATCATCCGTCGCTACTACCAGACGATTCTGGACTTCAAGGCAGAGCGCGTTCCTGAATCTGCTGTCAAGAAAATCGAACTTTTGATGAACGACTTGGGCATCACACCGCTGGACCGTAAAGTAACAGTTGTTGCGCGCGATAAAGCTGAAAGCACTGGCGAGCCAGCTCTGGCCTTGGAATTGCCAAACGGTGAAATCGTAACTGGTAAAACCTCTGAACTCTTTGGCCCTACGGCTGCTGTCTTGATTAATGCCATTAAGAAATTAGCCAATATTGCCAAAGAGACCAAGCTGATCGAGCCTGAGTATGTCAAGCCAATCCAAGGTCTGAAAATCAATCATCTGGGCAGCCGCAATCCGCGCCTCCACTCAAACGAAATCTTGATGGCCTTGGCAATCACAGCCATGGAAAATCAAGATGCGGCAAATGCCATGCAACAACTCGGCAATCTCAAGGGCAGCGAGGCCCACTCCACTGTCACTCTGACAGATGAAGACAAAAACGTCCTGCGTAAGCTGGGCATCCACGTTACCATGGACCCTGTTTACCAGTATGATCGACTTTATAGAAAATAA